The Stigmatella aurantiaca DW4/3-1 genome contains the following window.
TCATCTCCGGGCCGAACAGGGGGCCCGCGGGGCTCACCTCGAACGCGGCGGCGCGGGGGGCATCCACCTCGGGCGCCTCGCAGACGAAGAGGCCGCCCGTCTCCTCCTTGCGGAGCACATCGCCCAGCAAGGCGGTATCGAAGGTGCCCCCGCTCAGGCGCGCCGCGAGGGCGCGGTTGAAGAGCCGGGATTGGAAGGCCGAGAGGTACAGCTTGCGCTCGAAGCGATCCGGCTTCCGGGGCAGCCGCTGGCCCAGCAGCAGCGCCTTGCCCAGGTCCGCATTGTCCCCCTCGCGGCCGAAGCGCTGCTCTCCGAAGTAGTTGGGCACCCCGCGCGCCGCCAGCCGGGAGAAGGCCTCGCGCGCCGCGTCCACGTCCTTCACCCCCCGCATGCGGAGCTGGAAGCGGTTGCCCTTCAGGTGCCCGGTCCGCAGCTTGTTGCCGTGCCGGCGCGCCCACAGCACGCGCACGCCCTCCAGGGCGAAGCCGGGCAACTTGCCCTCGGCCCGCGCGGGCACGGAGATCAGCTGGCGGGTGACGGCATGGCGATCCTTCATGCCGGCAACGCCCACATCCCCCTCGGGAACCTCCAGGGACTTCGCGAGCGCGCGCACCACCTCGCGCGTGTCGCGGCCCCGCTTCTCCAGCCAGAGGTAGAGGTGCTCGCCCTGCCCACTGGGCTCATAGGCGGGCAGCTCCTCCACCTCGAAGTCTTCGGGAACGAGCTTGAAGGCCCCGCCACATCCGGGGACATCGGCGGTCAGTCGCGGCAAACGGGTCACGGTATCTCGAGCGTGGAGCGCAGTTCCTTCACGCGCCGGGCGAGATCCTCGTCCGCGCGGACCTCCAGCAGGTCTCCCGCCTGGAAGAGGAGGAAGAACATCACGTCGCTGAGAGCCTGCGTGAAGGACGCGAGCGGCTCGGAGCCCAGGCCCGACCGGTGGCGCTCGAAGGCCTCGATGAGCTTCTGCTCGGAGAGGGTT
Protein-coding sequences here:
- the truD gene encoding tRNA pseudouridine(13) synthase TruD; the encoded protein is MTRLPRLTADVPGCGGAFKLVPEDFEVEELPAYEPSGQGEHLYLWLEKRGRDTREVVRALAKSLEVPEGDVGVAGMKDRHAVTRQLISVPARAEGKLPGFALEGVRVLWARRHGNKLRTGHLKGNRFQLRMRGVKDVDAAREAFSRLAARGVPNYFGEQRFGREGDNADLGKALLLGQRLPRKPDRFERKLYLSAFQSRLFNRALAARLSGGTFDTALLGDVLRKEETGGLFVCEAPEVDAPRAAAFEVSPAGPLFGPEMTPSAHGVAEAEAALLTEEGVTLADFARGRGETEGARRPYRVRMGHPELTPEGEDLLLAFELPRGAYATEVLAELLKDG